In Nocardia terpenica, the genomic window TTCGACGTCCAGGGCGCCGAGATTGTCCTCCAGCTGGGCCACGGTGCGGGCGCCGATGATCGGGGCCGTGACACCGGGGTTGCGCAGCGTCCAGGCGAGGGCGACCTGCGAGGGGGTCCGGCCGAGGTCGGCGGCGACCTGCTTCACGACGTCCGCGATGGCCAGCCCCCGCTCGGTGAGCGAGCCCTGAGCGAGGGCCACGTTCTTGCGGGTGCCCTCGGGCGATCCGACGGCCGCCTCGGCCAGGTCGGCCCGGCTGTACTTACCGGTCAGCACGCCGCTGGCCAGCGGCGACCACGGGATGACGCCCAGGCCCAGTTCCCGGGCCATCGGGATCAGATCCCGCTCCACCGTGCGCTCGATCAGGCTGTACTCGACCTGCAGTGCCACCAGCGGCGACCAGCCGCGCAGGTCGGCAATGGTCTGCATGCGCGACACCTGCCACGCCGGGGTGTCCGAGATGGCCACGTACAGCACCTTGCCCCGGCGGACCAGGTCGTCCAGGCCGCGCAGCACCTCCTCGACCGGGGTCGTGGAATCCCAGACGTGCACGTACAGCAGGTCGATGTAGTCGGTGTTCAGCTGCCGCAGGCTGTTGTCCACCGAGGTGACCATGCTCTTGCGGCCGTTGCCGCCCGCATTGGGGTCGCCGGGACGGCGCAGCATCGCGTATTTGGTTGCCAATACCAGGCTTTCACGATTGTCCCGGGTGAATTCGCCCAGCAGCCGTTCGGAGCTGCCATTGGTGTAGACGCTGGCGGTATCGATGAAATTGCCGCCGCGCTCGACATACACGTCGAACAGCTTGCGGGCGTCGTCGGTGTCGGCGCCCCAGCCCCAGTCGGCCCCGAAGGTCATCGTGCCCAGTGCCAGCGGGGAGACCCGCAGACCGGAGCGGCCCAGCAGCCGGTAGGTGTCGAGAGTGAGAGACATCGTATTCTCCTGCGTTTGGTGGATCCGTGGTCGAAAATCAGTCTGTGCCGATCACGGACAGGGGGTAAGGGAAGGGATTGCCTAGGAATTCCGGTCCCACCCAGCCGTACCATCGGATGGGTGAGAACTGGCACTGTGGACGCGACACAGGAATTGGCCGCTTTCCTGCGCGCCCGGCGGGAACGACTGGATCCGCGCGATTTCGGCCTGCCCGAGCGCAGGCAGGCCCGCCGGACCCCGGGCCTGCGCCGCGAGGAGGTCGCCGAGCTGGCCGGGGTCAGCACCGACTACATCGTGCGGCTGGAGCAGGGCCGCGGCCTGCGGCCCTCGCCGGAGGTGCTGGAGGCGCTGGCCCGCACGTTGCGCCTGGACTCCGACGAGCGCGTGTACCTGTTCGACCTGGCCCAGCAGCGCCCGCCGACCGTCGGCAAGCCGTCGACCACCGCGGCCCCGGCGCTGGGCCTGCTGGTCGCCGACCTGTCCCCGCTGCCCGCGATGCTGGTCAACCACCGCTACGACATCCTGGCCTGGAATCCGGAGATGGCGCGGCTGCTGGTCGACTTCGACACCCTGCCGCCCGCCCAGCGCAACACGATGTGGCTGTGCCTGCTGTACCCGGGCATGCCGGAGGATTTCTACGTCGACCGCGAGACCATCGTCCGCGAGGGCATCGCCGACCTGCGCGCCGCCTGGGCCGCCCACCCCGACGACCACGCCCTCGCCGACCTCATCGAGCAATTCACCTCGCAGAGCGAGGAATTCGCGCGCCTGTGGGCCAAGCGCGACGTCAAGGTCAACGGCCGCGGCCGCAAATCCATGCGCCACCCCGAGGCGGGCCTGCTAACCGTGAACTTCGAGGTCCTGATGCCCCTGCAGGACCCGGACCACCGCTTGATCATCTACCGCGCCGCCGACGCAGAATCACAAGCGGCACTGGATGTTCTGGCGGCCCCGGCCAAAAGCACGCCGGGGCAATGAGTGCCGGGAGCGCCGGGGCAATGAGTGCCGGGAGCGCCGGGGCAATGAGTGCCGGGAGTGCCGGGGCAATGAGTGTCGGGAGCGCCGGGGCAATGAGTGTCGGGAGCGCCGGGGCAATGGGTGCCGGGAGTGCCGGGGCAATGGGTGCCGGGAGCGCCGGGGCAATGAGTGTCGGGGACGCCGGGTAATGAGTGTCGGGGACGCCGGGGCAATGAGTGCCGGAGGCGCCGGGGCAATCATTGTTGGACGCGCTGGGTAATGATTGTTGGGCGCGCGCCGGGCAATCATTGTCAGACGCGCGCCGGGGCTGTGAATGTCGGGCGCGTTTGGGCGATGATTGCGGGGGTGCTGGGGCAATCATTGTCAGACGCGCGCTGAGGCAATGAATGTCGGACGCGTGCCGGGGCAGTGATTGACGGAGGTGCGCTGGGGCAATCATTGTCGGACGCGCGCCGGGTATTGAATGTCGGACGCGTGCCCAGGTAGTGATTGCTGGAGGTGCGCTGGGTGGCGGTGGGTTGTTGGCTCGGTTATCGGGTTGGGGTGTGGCGGGCGCGGGTGAGGTCGGGGGAGCGGTAGAAGGTTTCGGAGATGGTGGACAGGCGGGAGCTGTGGGCGCGGGGGCCTAGGGCGTAGAACTGTTGGAAGCTCATGATGAGGGGGCGCCAGGCGTCGGGGTCGATGCGGTCGGTGGTTCCGGCCATTCGGATGGTGTCGTGCACGTGCACCCGCTGGATGCGGGCCTCGATCACGGACACGTTGCCGGTCTGCTGTGGGTCGTCGGCGGCCAGCGGGTGGACGATGCTGACCACCGCCTCCATGGTGACCGGGCACTCGGCGACCCGCGGCGGCGAAACCGTTTCCGACGCAACGGGTGTCAGGCCCGCGGTGCCGAATTTATCGGGCTCGTAACGGTATCCGCGCTCGGCCTTGCGGGCGGAAACCGGATTCGACCCCGTGGTCAGGGCGAGCCGATCGACGGCCGGGACGAGCTCGTCCGAGGGCAGGTTCAACACGCATTCCCCGGTCCGCAGCAGGTTCTGCACCGTCTTCGACTTCGTCCCCATGCCGAGGACGGCGCGCCACCCCAGCCAGAACGCGGAGGACATCGGCGCCAGATTGGCGCTTCCGTCCTCGTTCACCGTGGAGATCAGCACGACCGGCGTGCCGAAGTACAAGATATTGGGCTCGATTCCGGTGTGAGTCATCGTCGTCGCAGTCACAGGCCAAGCCTGCAATGTCCGCTCCGCCGGGGCTGGCGGTATCCGGACAGGGCATTCTCGCCCGGCGCACGGCTTTACCCTCGACATATGCCCGGCGTTACCGGCCTTTCCGTGCCTCATGCCGTAGGTTTGCTGGGATACTTTGCAGTGGTTCCAGTGGATGCTCTCGGGATATGAGGAGGCCCGGTGACGCGAGCGCAGGACCGTGCCGTGCCGGACACGGGCGCGGATGCCGTCGATCATCCGCTGTCCGGTGCGCAAGTGCGGTGGTGGGTGGCCCAGCAGCTGTATCCCGAGGTGCCCAATACCGTTGCGTTGTACCTGGATCTGCTCGGGCCGCTCGAGGTGCCCGTGCTCGAGGCGTGTGCCGAGCGGGCGGCGCGCGAGCTGCAGTCGCCCTGGGTGCGCTTTCGCCTGGTGGACGGCCGCCCCCGGCAGTTCCTGGACCCCAACGCCTTCGGACCGCTGCGCTACGAAGACCTCCGCGACCGGCCCGATCCGGTGGGAACGGCCTCGAAAGCCATGGCCGCCGACCACGGTTCCCCGCTCGACCTGCTGACCGATCGCCTCACCACCGCCGCCCTGTACCGCGTCGCTGCCGAACATCACCTGCTCTACCTCCGTAGTCACCACATCGTGCTCGACGGAGTGGGAGCGGCCTCGGTACTGCGGCGCACGGCCGAGCTGTATCTCGAATCGGCCACCGCCGCAACGGAAACCGACGGAGCCGGGAACGGCTTTCGAGCCGGTTCGATGGTCTCCCGGCTGGGCGTGCGATCGTCGGCGCGACCCCTGTCGATTGCCGAACTACTGGAAGACGAACGCGCGTACCAGGATTCGACGCGGATGCGGGCGGATCGGGAGTATTGGCGCGAGCAGCTGCGCGAGGTGGGGCAGACCGACGGGTTCGCGGGTCGGCGGGCCGCCCCGGCGGCGATGCCGCATCGGGTGGAGGGATTCGTGTCGGCGCGCACCGCCCGGCTGTTCGCGGCGGCGCGCGGCCGGACGGGAGCCACGTTTCCGGAATTGACCGTGGCCGCCTTCGCGTGCTATCTGGCGGCCGTGACCGGGTCCGACGAGGTGGTGCTGACGCTGCCGGTGGCGGCCCGGCCGTCCGCGGCGCTGCGACGCTCGGCGGGGTCGCTGTCGAACGTGGTTCCGTTGCGAGCCACCGGGATTCGGGGCGGCACGGTGCGGGCCGCGGTCGAGCAGGTCCGGGCGCGGGTGGTGGGGGCGCTGCGGCACCAGCGCTACCGCTACGAGGATATGCAGCGCGACCGGGGCGAAAGCCATGTGGCGCGGGGCGGATTCGGGCCGGTGGTGAACGTCCTCGGCTTCATCGAGCCGCTGCGCCTGGGCCGGTCGACCGCGCAGGTGCGGCTGCTGGCCCTCGGCCCCGTCGAAGACCTGCTGCTCAACGGCTACCAGCTGGGCGCGGAGGAGGGGTCGATAAGCATTGATATGCAGGCCAATCCGGCGCTGTACTCGCAAGCGACCCTGGCCTGGCATCACGAGCGGTTCCTGGACTACCTCGAGCGATTCCTCGCCGCCGATGCGGAGCAGGTCGTTCGGGAACTGGACCCGCCGATTGTGGTGCCGACCGTCGCGCCGGTACGCACGGATCGGCTGCTACCGGATTTATTGCGCGCCAGCCTGATTCGTCAATCCAACACTCCAACCCCTCATGATTCCGGCATGCTTTTGGCCGGAATCTCACCGATGGATTCCGGCCAAAAGCACGCCGGAATCACCAGTGTCGGGCCGTCGGCGGAGGCGATAGCCCTTCAGGACGGCGACCGCACCTGGATCTACCGCCAACTCGACGAAGACTCCTCCCGTTGGGCCCGCGAGTTGATCGAATCAGGCGCAGGCCCGGGAACTTTCGTCCTCCTGGCCATCCCGCGCTCGGCCGAGTCCGTCCTGGCGCTGTGGGCGGTGGCGAAAGCCGGGGCCGCGTTCGTTCCGGTCGACCCGGCCGATCCGGCGCGCCGCCTGGCCGCGCTGGCCTCGGATTCCGGTGCGCGACTGGGCATGACAATCGCGGCCCATCGCCCCGATCTGCCCGCCGAGGTGGCCTGGCTGGTGCTGGATGACCCGTCGACGGCCGAGCGGGTCCGTCGACGGCCGAGCGATCCGATCGGGGACGACGACCGGCGCCGCACCCTGCGCCCCGATCACCCCGCCTACCTGATCTACACCTCCGGCACCACCGGAACCCCGAAGGGCGTGGCCGTCACCCATCGCGGCCTCGGCCCGCTCACCGACCACATTGTCGAACGCTATGCCGTCGACCGTGATTCGCGCGTTCTGCACGCGCACGCCTCCTCCTTCGACGCCCATCTACTGGAGCTGCTCGCCGCCTTCGCCGCCGGGGCCCGACTGGTGGTCGCGCCCCCGGACGTGGTCGCGGGCGCGGCGCTCCGACGACTGCTGACCGACGCCGAGATCACCCACTTCCTCACCACCCCGGCCGTATTGGCCACCCTCGCACCCGAAGACGTGCCCGCCCTGCGGGTGGCGGTGGTGGGCGGCGAGGCATGCCCGGCCGACCTCGCCCGCCGCTGGGCCCCGGCGCTGCGCCTGTTCAACGGCTACGGCCCCACCGAAACCACCGTCATGGCAACCCAATCCGAAGCCCTGACCCCGGGCGCCCTCGCCCCGATCGGCCGCGCCCTGCCCGGCATTTACACGCTGGTTCTCGACCCCCACCTGCGCCTGGTCCCGCCCGGTGCCCGCGGTGAGCTTTATATCGGCGGCCCCGCCTTGGCCGTGGGCTACCTCGGCCATCCCGTCACCACCGCGGAACGCTTCGTGGCCAACCCCTTCGGGGTGACGAGCAAGTCGGACGTCATAGGCGAACGGCTGTATCGCACCGGCGATCTGGTGCGGGCCGAGGTGGATGGCATGCTGGAGTTTCTCGGCCGCGCGGACGATCAGGTGAGTGTGCGCGGGCGGCGGGTGGAGCCCGCCGAGGTGGAGGCGGCCCTGGTCGCGCTGCCGGAGATCGCGCAGGCGGTGGTCGGCATGGATCACCCGGCATCCGGTCCCCGTCTCATCGGCTATGTGGTGGCCGCGGACGACACTCCGCTCGACACCGCCGATCTCGTTCGTCGGCTGCGGGATGCCTTGCCCGCCGCGCTGGTACCGGCGCAGTTGATCGCGCTGGATCGGTTGCCCGTCACCGCGCACGGCAAGGTCGATCGATCCGCGCTGCCCGCACCGGCTTTCGCGGAGCGGCCCTATCGCGCCCCCGAAACGGCGTTGCAGCGCACCATCGCCGAGCGGTTCGCCGCCGCGACCGGGGCCGCCCGGGTCGGCCTGGACGACGACTTCTTCGAGCTCGGCGGCAATTCCCTGCTGGGCGTGCCGCTGTCGGCCGATCTCGCCGTCGCCACCGGCCGCCCGGTCACCGTGCGCTGGCTCTACACCGCGCCGACCGTGCGCGAACTGGCCGACCGCATTGCCCACGACGACGGCACCGGCGCCGACGACGCGCTCGGCGTCCTGCTGACGCTGCGCCGCGGCGGCGCCGAACCACCGCTGTTCTGTGTGCATTCCGCGGTCCCGCTGGCCTGGTGCTACTCCGGCCTGGCCCGCTACATCACCGACCGGCCCGTGCTGGGCCTGCAGGCCGTGACGGGGCGGCCCCGGGCCACCATCGACGAACTCGCCGAAGGCTATGTGGCGGAGATCCTTCGGCGGCAGCCGGACGGCCCCTACCACCTGCTGGGCTGGTCGCTGGGCGGGCAGATCGCGCACGCCATCGCCGTCCGGTTGCGCGAACGCGGCTGTGCGGTAGCGGTGTTGGCCATGCTGGACAGCGTGGTGTTCCCGGAGGACATGCCGCCGCCCCCGACCCCGCGCATGCGCGACCTGCTCACCCACCTGCTCGGCGACGAACCCGAGGACGCCGACGCCCTCGCCGACCTCACCGCCGAGCAGGCCGCGGCCGAATTGGCCGCCGCCGGAGCATCGTTCGGCACCGGCCTGACCGCCGACCAGCTGACCCGCCTGCACCGCGGCTACGCCGACGGCGTCCGCCTGTCGCACGGCTACCGACCCGGCCGCTTCGACGGCGACCTGCTGTACTTCTCCGCCACCCGCGGGGTGACCGAGTCCTTCGGCGCGGACCTGTGGCGGCCCTACGTCACCGGGGAACTGGTCGAACACCCCGTCGACGCCACCCACGCCCAGCTCACCAATTCCGACGTGGTCGCCGTCATCGGTCCCGTCCTGGCCGCGCACCTGGAAGCGGTGCGATGACACCGGCCGCGACGAGAACCGGTGCGCGAACCGGCGTTCGGTGGACGGATGTGTACCGCGACCGGCGCGCCTGGGAGCGCGAGCACCCCGCGGCCGATCGCCTGACGCGCTGGGTGGACGAGCATCTGATGGCCCCGCACCCCGATCTCGGCCGCGACGGCCCGGTCTGCCCGTTCGTGCGGCACAGCATCGTCCGCCGGACCTTCTGGGCCGGGCTGGCGCCGGGCGGCGACGAGCTGACCATCCCGGCGCTGCAGCGCATCGTGGACGACGCGTTCGCCGTCTACGCCGATCTGCGCGCGGAAAACCCCTCGGAATTGCGCAGCGTGACGCTGGTGACCCTGTTCCCGGGCCTCACCCGCTGCGACCTGATCGACACCGTGCACCGGTCCCGCAAGACCGAGGCGGTGACCCACGGCCTCATGATCGGCCAGTTCTACCCCGGCTGCCCGGTCCCCGGCCTGTGGAACCGCGACTTCCGCCCCCTGGACGCGCCGGTCCCGATGCTGGTGCTGCGCAAGATGATGAGCACCGACTTCCCATTCCTGGTCGCCCGGACCGATTGGCTCTACGCCTATTTCACCCAGGTCGCCCCGGCCCTCCCCAGCAGGCTGCGCTGGGCGATAGCCGAGCGGATGCGGATGGACGGTCCCGCGGTCGGCGAGATCACCGCGCTGCGAGCGCATTCCACCGGGGAACACGCCACATGACAACCCCGGTCTCGGCGCCGCAATGGTGGGATACTCCCCTCATGCACCGGCTGCTGCGCTGCCTGGCCGTCCTGTTCGCCGCATTCGCCTTCGCGATGCCCGCGGCGGCGGCCGCCGATCCCGGCGACGGATCGGCCATTCTCGATGTGCAGTCGCTGGGTGGTCGCCAATACAACGTGACCGTCTACTCCGCGGCCATGAACAAGCCTGTCACCGTGTGGGTTTCGCATCCGGACGGGCCCGCGCCCACGCTGTATCTGCTCAACGCGGTCGACGGCGGCGAGACCGGCGGCCCCTGGACCGCCCGCACCGACGTCGCCGGATTCTTCGCCGACAAGCCGGTGAATGTGGTGGTGCCGATGGGCGGCCGCGCCAGTTACTACACCGACTGGGTGGCCGACGATCCGGTGCTGGGCCGCAACAAGTGGTCCACCTTCCTGCTGCACGAGCTGCCGCCGCTGCTACAGGCTCGCTTCCAGACCAACGGCCGCAATGCCGTTGCGGGAACGTCGATGTCGGCCACCTCGGCGCTGGACCTGGCCATCGAGGCGCCGGGCATGTACCAGGCCGTCGGCTCCTACAGCGGCTGCCCCCGCACCAGCGATATCGCGTCCCGCGCCTACGTCCATTCGCAGCTGGGGCTTTTCGGCGCCAATGCCGACAATATGTGGGGCGGCCCCGACAATCCGGCCTGGCCCGCGCACGACCCGGTGGTCAATGCCGACCGGTTGCGCGGTGTGGCCCTATATGTTTCGTCCGGCAACGGCGGCGCGGGCATCCACGACACCCTGTTCGATCCCTCCATCGGCGGCAACCCGATGAAGCTCGCCGACCGCCTGGCGGTGGGCGGCAGCATGGAGTCGATCGTCGCGGTGTGCACCAGGGAATTGCTGGATCGTCTTGCCGCCCTGGGCATTCCGGCCACGGCCGTCAGTCGGGCAGGCACCCACGCCTGGCCATACTGGCAGGACGACGTGCACGACTCGTGGCCGGTGTTCGCCGCCGCGCTGGGGGTGTGAGCGGGCTCAGCCGCGCACCTGGCGGCGATAGGTGACCTTGTCGAATTCGCGGCCGTACTCGTCGACCGCGACCACATCCATCTCGCTGGCGAAGAACCCCGGCCGCACATCGACCCGGATGAAGGAGTAGTTGCGGAAACGCACCCGCGACCAGGGCGCGTCCTCGGCCTTCTTGGTCCCGTCCGGGGTCCATACGTAACTGTTGGGCACATCGGTGTCGGTGACCTCGTGGCCGCGATAGGTCTCCGGCGAGCCGGGCTGGAACCCGTAGCGCGGCCGACCGCCGCCGCCCACCGTGTAGTAGACGGTGCCGTCGGTGTCGGGGTAGACGATGGAATTGTCGCCCGCCACCTTGGTCGCCCGCCCGGCGCGGATCGGGTCGGTGCGCTCGAACACGTGATTGTGGCCCTGCAGCACCAGATCCACCCGGTAGCGGTCGAACAGCGCGCACCAGGCGTCGCGCACCCCGCCGTCGCTGGCGTGCGAATCGGTGGTCGAATACGCGCAGTGGTGGAAGAAGCAGACGATGAAGTCGATGGCCGGATTCGCCCGATAGGCCGCGAGAGTCCGCTCCACCCAACCGGTCTGGGCGCCGCCGGAATAACCGGTATTGGCCCGGATCTCATAGGAGATGTCATTGGCGTCCAGCGACAGCACCGCCACATTGCCGTAGCCGAACGAGTACGCCGACGGGCAGCCCGCCGGGCCGTTGCCCGGAAAGTCCAGGCGCGCAAGGTGTCCGCCGTAGCCGTGGGTGTCGTAGGCGGCCTCCATGTCGTGATTGCCGGTGGCGAACATCCACGGCGTGCTCGCGGCGTTGCGTTCGATCGCGCCCAGATACGCGTCCCACACATACGGGTTGAACCTGTCGAAACCCTTGGGCGCCTTGCTCCCCGAGGGCGCGAACCGCGGCGTCCGGCCCGCGCCGTCGGGGTCGGCGTAGGCGATGTCACCGGCGAGGATGTGGAAATCCGGTCGGGCGGCGTCGATCTGGCGCAGCACATTGTCCGCGTGCGGCGCGGTCGGATCGTTGTCGGGCTTGTAGTACCTGTCGTCGTAGTCGCCGGGCGCCAGGCCCGGGGGTTGCGTCGGGGTGGCGTCGGTGCCCTGGTCGCCCATCATCGTGAAGCGGAAGGGCAGCACGGCATCTCGCGCCGTCGGCATGGCCGTCCAGGCGGAGGCGATCTCACCGGTGAAGCCGTCGGCGGTGCGCCACCGGTAGAAGTGCGGCATCCGGCCCGGCAGCCCGTCCACCGGCGCGTGCACATAGAACTGCTCGGCCGCCAATACGCCGCCGTCGGTGGTGGGGAGCTGGGTCACCAGGTTGCGCACCTGCGCCTCGGTCGTCGCGCCCAGCGCGGGGGTGGGGCCGTGATCGAGGAACACCTTGGTGCCATTGGGATTTCGGGACAGCTGCGCGGCGAATCGAAGCTGACCCGCCGCGTCCGCGCCGTATCCGACGTGCCGTCCCGCCACCGCCAGCCCGGCGTCGTCGGCGTAGGCGCGGCCCGCGAACGGAGACGTCCCGACCGCCGCCACCGCCGCGGCGGCCGCCGAACCACGCAGGAAGTTGCGGCGCGTCACGGCGCGGCGGCGCAGGTACTCCCGGTGCCACTCGTGCTGTTCGGCCATGGTCATGGCGGCGGCGAGCGGTTCGGGAATCCCGGTGTCGGGGACATCGCCGGGCGGGTTCAGACGAATCGACGGCATGTCGTTGGATATTTGTCCAAATCCGGGGTGCGGGGCAACTCGGATCGGCCCGGCACCCGCAAATTCTTGGTGAACTTTGCGTGCCGGAGGGCGGGAACGATCGTCGCGTACCATTCGTGGACGAGCGACCGATCGGGATGGAATGTATGCCGGAACTCGTTGACGCGCAGGCGCTTGCCGCGCGGATCGCCGCGGAGCTGACCGGGCCGGGCGGCCCGTTCGAGACGACCGTCGAGCCGGTGCTCGGCGTCTCGATGCCGGTACTGCGCCACCGGTTCCGTTCCCTGCGCGAACTGCTGGATTCCTCGCTGGCCTGGGGCGATCGCGACTACCTGGTGACCGCGGAGCGCCGCCTGTCCTATGCCGGGCACGCCCGGGAGGTCGGGGCGCTCGCGCGGGCGCTGGCGCAGCGGTACGGGATCGGCAGGGGCGACCGGGTCGGGATCTTTGCCGCCAACACGCCCGAATGGGTGGTCACGTTCTGGGCGGCGCAGTGCCTGGGCGCGATCGCGGTCGGATACAACGGGTGGTGGTCGGCCCGCGAGATCGCCTACGGGCTCGAGCACACCCGGCCGTCCGTCGTGATCGCCGATGCCAAGCGGGCGGCGGTACTGGCCGAGGCGTGGCGCGAGACCGGGACCGAGGTGCCGGTGCTCACCATGGCGGACGACCTGCCCGGGCTGATCGCCGACCACCCGGGGGAGCTTCCGGCCGCCGTCCCCGTGGACGAGGACGATCCGGCGGTCATCCTCTACACCAGCGGCACCACCGGGCGGCCCAAGGGCGTGGTGCACGCGCATCGCAGCCTGATCGCCGTCAGCGACTTCTATCGCTTCGGCGAGGCCAGCACCGAGAACCTCGCCCGCCGCGCGGCCGACCCGGACGCGCCGCTCGTGCTGCCCGTCCCGAACCGGAAGCGGTATCTGCTGTCGTCACCGCTGTTCCACATCGCGAGCCTGCACAATCTGGTGGTGCCGCGGCTGGGCAGCGGCGCCGCGGTCGTCATGCATCAGGGCGCGTTCGACGTGGATCGGGTGCTGCGCCTGGTGGAACGGGAGCGGGTCACCAACTGGGGCGCGGTCCCGACCATGATCAGCCGAATGCTCGAGCGGGATCTGTCGGGCTACGACCTGTCCGCGCTGACGGCGGTGTCGCTCAATACCGCGCCCTCCTCGCCGGTATTGCAGCGGCGGTTGCGCGAACGGCTGCCCGCCGCACGGGGTTCCGTGGTCACCAGCTACGGCCTCACCGAATGCGGCACGGCCGCAACGATTGCCACGCCCGCCGAGCTCGTCGCGCAGCCGGAGACGGTGGGGCGGCCGATCTTCGGCGTGGCGATCGAGATTCGCGACGGCGAGGGCACGGTCCTCGCCGAGGGCGAGGAGGGCGAGGTCTGGGTGCGCGGGCCGTACCTGATGCTCGGCTACTGGAACGACGAGGCCGCCACCGCCGCGGCCTTCGACGCCGAACGCTGGTTGCGCACCGGCGATTTCGGCGTCCTCGAGGACGGCCGCCTGCGCCTGTCCGGCCGCCGCACCGACCTGATCCTCCGGGGCGGGGAGAACGTCTACCCCGTCGAAATCGAGAACGTCCTCGACGAACACCCGAAGGTCCTGGAGTCCGCCGTCCTCGGCATCCCCCACGAAGACCTCGGCCAACAGGTCGCCGCCATCGTGGTCGCCGCCGACCCGACGGCCCTCACCGAATCCGACCTGACGGCATTCGTCGCCGCCCGCCTGGCCTATTTCAAGGTCCCGGCCCGCTGGCGAATCACCACAGAACCATTGCCCCGCAACGCAACCGGGAAGGTACTTCGCCGAGACCTCACGATTTGATCCCGGCCAAAAACATGCCGGGATCATGGGTGTGGGCGCGCCGGGGTCATGGGTGGAGGTGCGCCGGATCGTGAGAAGTCGGCGCGCCGGGATCATGGGTGGAGGCGCGCTCGGATCATGAGTGGGGCGCGCCGGGATCGTGAGAAACTGCCTTGGTCCTGGCGTGTCCTACCGTCCTGGTCCCGGTGTGTCCAACCGTCCTGGTCCCGGCGTGCCCGACCGTCTTGATCCCGGCGTGCCCGACCGTCTTGATCCCGGCGTGCCCGACCGTCTTGATCCCGGCGTGCCCGACCGTCTTGATCCCGGCGTGCCCGACCGTCTTGATCCCGGCGTGCCCGACCGTCTTGATCCCGGCGTGCTTTTGGCCGGGATCATCCGCGCCCACGGGTCAGGTCGTCGGTGTCATGGGTCGAGTACACCGGCTGGCGCGCAGACTTCCCATGGTCGTGACGCTCGCCCGCATAAGCGAGCGTCTACCACCTTGTCGCGCATTCATTCGCAGCACGCGCTACTGTGACTGCCGCCACATATTCCGGGGGCCGATGCTGAAGGATCGCGAATCGATGGGGTTATCGAGGGCAAGTGGTGCGATTGTCGGGGTCGCCGTGCTGACGGCGGCCGTGCTCGGACAGGCCGTGGCCGCGGCCGAGCCGTCGGGCACGCCGAGCGTTCAGGTCGATCGGGCCCAGATCGATGGCGGCTTCGTCGTCATGGCCCTGACCTATTCCTGCCCGACGCAGTGGGCCGACGCGGACAAACGCGCCGCCCGCGTGGTCTCGGCCGTCGTGCAGGGCGGCGTGCGCGCCGACATCGAGACCGGCGACCTGTGGTGCGACGGCGAGCCACATGCCATCTACACCAATCCGTTCGGCGGGAGTGGCTGGCGGCGGTTCAGGCCGGGCGACGCCGATGTCGAGGCCCAGCTGTACAAGGGCACCGACATGCGGCGGGTGCCGGAGGCCGAGCATCATCGCTCGTTACAGCTAGGCTGAGCCCCGTGCCGCGATTCGAGGCGACCATCCGTTCCGCGCCCGGCGGCGGGGCCTACGTACCCGTCCCCGCCGAGGTGATCGACGCGCTCGGCGGCGCTGGCCGCATCCCGGTGCGCGCCACCTTCGACGGCCTCGACTACACCGGATCCATCACCTCCATGGGCGACGGCCCGTGCCTGG contains:
- a CDS encoding non-ribosomal peptide synthetase — encoded protein: MTRAQDRAVPDTGADAVDHPLSGAQVRWWVAQQLYPEVPNTVALYLDLLGPLEVPVLEACAERAARELQSPWVRFRLVDGRPRQFLDPNAFGPLRYEDLRDRPDPVGTASKAMAADHGSPLDLLTDRLTTAALYRVAAEHHLLYLRSHHIVLDGVGAASVLRRTAELYLESATAATETDGAGNGFRAGSMVSRLGVRSSARPLSIAELLEDERAYQDSTRMRADREYWREQLREVGQTDGFAGRRAAPAAMPHRVEGFVSARTARLFAAARGRTGATFPELTVAAFACYLAAVTGSDEVVLTLPVAARPSAALRRSAGSLSNVVPLRATGIRGGTVRAAVEQVRARVVGALRHQRYRYEDMQRDRGESHVARGGFGPVVNVLGFIEPLRLGRSTAQVRLLALGPVEDLLLNGYQLGAEEGSISIDMQANPALYSQATLAWHHERFLDYLERFLAADAEQVVRELDPPIVVPTVAPVRTDRLLPDLLRASLIRQSNTPTPHDSGMLLAGISPMDSGQKHAGITSVGPSAEAIALQDGDRTWIYRQLDEDSSRWARELIESGAGPGTFVLLAIPRSAESVLALWAVAKAGAAFVPVDPADPARRLAALASDSGARLGMTIAAHRPDLPAEVAWLVLDDPSTAERVRRRPSDPIGDDDRRRTLRPDHPAYLIYTSGTTGTPKGVAVTHRGLGPLTDHIVERYAVDRDSRVLHAHASSFDAHLLELLAAFAAGARLVVAPPDVVAGAALRRLLTDAEITHFLTTPAVLATLAPEDVPALRVAVVGGEACPADLARRWAPALRLFNGYGPTETTVMATQSEALTPGALAPIGRALPGIYTLVLDPHLRLVPPGARGELYIGGPALAVGYLGHPVTTAERFVANPFGVTSKSDVIGERLYRTGDLVRAEVDGMLEFLGRADDQVSVRGRRVEPAEVEAALVALPEIAQAVVGMDHPASGPRLIGYVVAADDTPLDTADLVRRLRDALPAALVPAQLIALDRLPVTAHGKVDRSALPAPAFAERPYRAPETALQRTIAERFAAATGAARVGLDDDFFELGGNSLLGVPLSADLAVATGRPVTVRWLYTAPTVRELADRIAHDDGTGADDALGVLLTLRRGGAEPPLFCVHSAVPLAWCYSGLARYITDRPVLGLQAVTGRPRATIDELAEGYVAEILRRQPDGPYHLLGWSLGGQIAHAIAVRLRERGCAVAVLAMLDSVVFPEDMPPPPTPRMRDLLTHLLGDEPEDADALADLTAEQAAAELAAAGASFGTGLTADQLTRLHRGYADGVRLSHGYRPGRFDGDLLYFSATRGVTESFGADLWRPYVTGELVEHPVDATHAQLTNSDVVAVIGPVLAAHLEAVR
- a CDS encoding alpha/beta hydrolase, with amino-acid sequence MHRLLRCLAVLFAAFAFAMPAAAAADPGDGSAILDVQSLGGRQYNVTVYSAAMNKPVTVWVSHPDGPAPTLYLLNAVDGGETGGPWTARTDVAGFFADKPVNVVVPMGGRASYYTDWVADDPVLGRNKWSTFLLHELPPLLQARFQTNGRNAVAGTSMSATSALDLAIEAPGMYQAVGSYSGCPRTSDIASRAYVHSQLGLFGANADNMWGGPDNPAWPAHDPVVNADRLRGVALYVSSGNGGAGIHDTLFDPSIGGNPMKLADRLAVGGSMESIVAVCTRELLDRLAALGIPATAVSRAGTHAWPYWQDDVHDSWPVFAAALGV
- a CDS encoding DUF6875 domain-containing protein yields the protein MYRDRRAWEREHPAADRLTRWVDEHLMAPHPDLGRDGPVCPFVRHSIVRRTFWAGLAPGGDELTIPALQRIVDDAFAVYADLRAENPSELRSVTLVTLFPGLTRCDLIDTVHRSRKTEAVTHGLMIGQFYPGCPVPGLWNRDFRPLDAPVPMLVLRKMMSTDFPFLVARTDWLYAYFTQVAPALPSRLRWAIAERMRMDGPAVGEITALRAHSTGEHAT